Proteins encoded in a region of the Hirundo rustica isolate bHirRus1 chromosome 10, bHirRus1.pri.v3, whole genome shotgun sequence genome:
- the LOC120757108 gene encoding cytochrome P450 2J2-like isoform X2 has translation MCLLILQFLKLQWMRTQLPPGPVPLPIIGNLWLLDFKLRRETLSKLTNIYGNIYTLWMGQTPLVVLNGYKAVKDGIVTHSEELSGRPLTPFYRDMMGEKGIFLTNGHTWKQQRRFGMTIIRSLGLGKNNLEHQIQTQAHHLVDIFANTKGKPFDPHTSIVCAIANIICAVVFGHCFSCEDESFSKLIKAIYFVIYFQGTIWGRLYDAFPWLVHHLPGPHQEVFAYSDFMHRLVMQEVQAHERQNTGDPQDLIDFYLAQITKTKDDPTSTFNKENMVQTVVDLLLGGTETTSTTLLWALLYMVQYPEIQEKVQREIEAVLEPSHVISYEDRKKLPYTNAVIHEALRYSNVTSVGVPRQCLRSTTLLGFHIKKGTIVLPNLHSVVYDTEHWATPWKFNPDHFLDLDGNFVNKEAFLPFSAGHRVCLGEQMARVELFIVFTNLLRAFTFQLPEGVKEINLEYVLGAILQPQPYKLRAIPR, from the exons a TGTGTCTCCTGATTTTGCAGTTCCTCAAGCTGCAATGGATGCGAACCCAGCTTCCTCCAGGACCAGTTCCCCTCCCCATCATCGGAAATTTGTGGCTGCTGGACTTCAAACTTCGCCGAGAAACTCTCAGTAAG TTAACCAACATCTACGGCAACATCTACACTCTGTGGATGGGACAGACACCTCTGGTTGTGCTGAATGGATACAAAGCAGTAAAAGATGGCATTGTCACCCACTCAGAAGAACTTTCTGGAAGACCTCTCACCCCCTTCTACAGGGATATGATGGGCGAGAAAG gtATTTTCCTGACAAATGGTCACacctggaagcagcagaggcGCTTTGGTATGACAATTATAAGAAGTCTAGGTCTTGGTAAGAACAATTTGGAGCATCAAATTCAAACACAGGCTCATCACCTTGTGGATATCTTCGCAAATACAAAAG GCAAACCTTTTGACCCCCACACTTCCATCGTCTGTGCAATTGCAAATATCATTTGTGCTGTTGTTTTCGGCCATTGCTTCTCCTGTGAGGATGAATCTTTCAGCAAACTCATCAAAGCTATTTATTTTGTGATCTACTTTCAAGGTACTATCTGGGGCAGG CTGTACGATGCTTTCCCGTGGCTCGTGCACCATCTCCCAGGGCCTCATCAGGAGGTGTTTGCCTACAGTGACTTCATGCACAGATTAGTCATGCAGGAGGTCCAGGCTCATGAGAGACAGAACACAGGTGATCCACAGGATCTCATTGACTTCTACCTGGCTCAAATTACAAAA ACCAAGGATGACCCTACTTCTACATTCAATAAAGAAAACATGGTTCAGACCGTGGTTGATCTTTTGCTGGGAGGGACAGAAACAACAAGCACCACCCTTCTCTGGGCACTGCTCTACATGGTACAATACCCAGAAATCCAAG aaaaggtTCAGAGAGAGATAGAGGCTGTTCTGGAACCCTCCCATGTCATCAGCTACGAAGACCGTAAGAAGCTGCCCTACACAAACGCCGTGATTCATGAGGCTTTGCGCTACAGCAACGTCACCTCTGTTGGGGTCCCTCGACAGTGCCTGAGGAGCACAACTCTGCTGGGCTTTCACATTAAAAAG GGCACGATTGTGTTGCCAAATCTGCACTCTGTGGTGTATGACACTGAGCACTGGGCAACCCCTTGGAAATTCAACCCAGATCATTTCCTAGATTTGGATGGCAACTTTGTGAACAAAGAGGCATTCTTACCTTTCTCAGCAG ggCACCGTGTATGTTTGGGGGAACAGATGGCACGAGTTGAACTGTTCATCGTCTTTACCAACCTCCTTCGAGCATTTACATTCCAGCTCCCTGAGGGAGTGAAGGAAATCAATCTGGAGTACGTTTTGGGCGCAATACTGCAGCCACAGCCATATAAACTCCGTGCTATTCCACGCTAG
- the LOC120757108 gene encoding cytochrome P450 2J2-like isoform X1, with translation MLGITQIFISLVVCLLILQFLKLQWMRTQLPPGPVPLPIIGNLWLLDFKLRRETLSKLTNIYGNIYTLWMGQTPLVVLNGYKAVKDGIVTHSEELSGRPLTPFYRDMMGEKGIFLTNGHTWKQQRRFGMTIIRSLGLGKNNLEHQIQTQAHHLVDIFANTKGKPFDPHTSIVCAIANIICAVVFGHCFSCEDESFSKLIKAIYFVIYFQGTIWGRLYDAFPWLVHHLPGPHQEVFAYSDFMHRLVMQEVQAHERQNTGDPQDLIDFYLAQITKTKDDPTSTFNKENMVQTVVDLLLGGTETTSTTLLWALLYMVQYPEIQEKVQREIEAVLEPSHVISYEDRKKLPYTNAVIHEALRYSNVTSVGVPRQCLRSTTLLGFHIKKGTIVLPNLHSVVYDTEHWATPWKFNPDHFLDLDGNFVNKEAFLPFSAGHRVCLGEQMARVELFIVFTNLLRAFTFQLPEGVKEINLEYVLGAILQPQPYKLRAIPR, from the exons ATGTTGGGGATTACTCAGATTTTTATATCTCTAGTAGTGTGTCTCCTGATTTTGCAGTTCCTCAAGCTGCAATGGATGCGAACCCAGCTTCCTCCAGGACCAGTTCCCCTCCCCATCATCGGAAATTTGTGGCTGCTGGACTTCAAACTTCGCCGAGAAACTCTCAGTAAG TTAACCAACATCTACGGCAACATCTACACTCTGTGGATGGGACAGACACCTCTGGTTGTGCTGAATGGATACAAAGCAGTAAAAGATGGCATTGTCACCCACTCAGAAGAACTTTCTGGAAGACCTCTCACCCCCTTCTACAGGGATATGATGGGCGAGAAAG gtATTTTCCTGACAAATGGTCACacctggaagcagcagaggcGCTTTGGTATGACAATTATAAGAAGTCTAGGTCTTGGTAAGAACAATTTGGAGCATCAAATTCAAACACAGGCTCATCACCTTGTGGATATCTTCGCAAATACAAAAG GCAAACCTTTTGACCCCCACACTTCCATCGTCTGTGCAATTGCAAATATCATTTGTGCTGTTGTTTTCGGCCATTGCTTCTCCTGTGAGGATGAATCTTTCAGCAAACTCATCAAAGCTATTTATTTTGTGATCTACTTTCAAGGTACTATCTGGGGCAGG CTGTACGATGCTTTCCCGTGGCTCGTGCACCATCTCCCAGGGCCTCATCAGGAGGTGTTTGCCTACAGTGACTTCATGCACAGATTAGTCATGCAGGAGGTCCAGGCTCATGAGAGACAGAACACAGGTGATCCACAGGATCTCATTGACTTCTACCTGGCTCAAATTACAAAA ACCAAGGATGACCCTACTTCTACATTCAATAAAGAAAACATGGTTCAGACCGTGGTTGATCTTTTGCTGGGAGGGACAGAAACAACAAGCACCACCCTTCTCTGGGCACTGCTCTACATGGTACAATACCCAGAAATCCAAG aaaaggtTCAGAGAGAGATAGAGGCTGTTCTGGAACCCTCCCATGTCATCAGCTACGAAGACCGTAAGAAGCTGCCCTACACAAACGCCGTGATTCATGAGGCTTTGCGCTACAGCAACGTCACCTCTGTTGGGGTCCCTCGACAGTGCCTGAGGAGCACAACTCTGCTGGGCTTTCACATTAAAAAG GGCACGATTGTGTTGCCAAATCTGCACTCTGTGGTGTATGACACTGAGCACTGGGCAACCCCTTGGAAATTCAACCCAGATCATTTCCTAGATTTGGATGGCAACTTTGTGAACAAAGAGGCATTCTTACCTTTCTCAGCAG ggCACCGTGTATGTTTGGGGGAACAGATGGCACGAGTTGAACTGTTCATCGTCTTTACCAACCTCCTTCGAGCATTTACATTCCAGCTCCCTGAGGGAGTGAAGGAAATCAATCTGGAGTACGTTTTGGGCGCAATACTGCAGCCACAGCCATATAAACTCCGTGCTATTCCACGCTAG
- the LOC120757108 gene encoding cytochrome P450 2J5-like isoform X3 has product MRTQLPPGPVPLPIIGNLWLLDFKLRRETLSKLTNIYGNIYTLWMGQTPLVVLNGYKAVKDGIVTHSEELSGRPLTPFYRDMMGEKGIFLTNGHTWKQQRRFGMTIIRSLGLGKNNLEHQIQTQAHHLVDIFANTKGKPFDPHTSIVCAIANIICAVVFGHCFSCEDESFSKLIKAIYFVIYFQGTIWGRLYDAFPWLVHHLPGPHQEVFAYSDFMHRLVMQEVQAHERQNTGDPQDLIDFYLAQITKTKDDPTSTFNKENMVQTVVDLLLGGTETTSTTLLWALLYMVQYPEIQEKVQREIEAVLEPSHVISYEDRKKLPYTNAVIHEALRYSNVTSVGVPRQCLRSTTLLGFHIKKGTIVLPNLHSVVYDTEHWATPWKFNPDHFLDLDGNFVNKEAFLPFSAGHRVCLGEQMARVELFIVFTNLLRAFTFQLPEGVKEINLEYVLGAILQPQPYKLRAIPR; this is encoded by the exons ATGCGAACCCAGCTTCCTCCAGGACCAGTTCCCCTCCCCATCATCGGAAATTTGTGGCTGCTGGACTTCAAACTTCGCCGAGAAACTCTCAGTAAG TTAACCAACATCTACGGCAACATCTACACTCTGTGGATGGGACAGACACCTCTGGTTGTGCTGAATGGATACAAAGCAGTAAAAGATGGCATTGTCACCCACTCAGAAGAACTTTCTGGAAGACCTCTCACCCCCTTCTACAGGGATATGATGGGCGAGAAAG gtATTTTCCTGACAAATGGTCACacctggaagcagcagaggcGCTTTGGTATGACAATTATAAGAAGTCTAGGTCTTGGTAAGAACAATTTGGAGCATCAAATTCAAACACAGGCTCATCACCTTGTGGATATCTTCGCAAATACAAAAG GCAAACCTTTTGACCCCCACACTTCCATCGTCTGTGCAATTGCAAATATCATTTGTGCTGTTGTTTTCGGCCATTGCTTCTCCTGTGAGGATGAATCTTTCAGCAAACTCATCAAAGCTATTTATTTTGTGATCTACTTTCAAGGTACTATCTGGGGCAGG CTGTACGATGCTTTCCCGTGGCTCGTGCACCATCTCCCAGGGCCTCATCAGGAGGTGTTTGCCTACAGTGACTTCATGCACAGATTAGTCATGCAGGAGGTCCAGGCTCATGAGAGACAGAACACAGGTGATCCACAGGATCTCATTGACTTCTACCTGGCTCAAATTACAAAA ACCAAGGATGACCCTACTTCTACATTCAATAAAGAAAACATGGTTCAGACCGTGGTTGATCTTTTGCTGGGAGGGACAGAAACAACAAGCACCACCCTTCTCTGGGCACTGCTCTACATGGTACAATACCCAGAAATCCAAG aaaaggtTCAGAGAGAGATAGAGGCTGTTCTGGAACCCTCCCATGTCATCAGCTACGAAGACCGTAAGAAGCTGCCCTACACAAACGCCGTGATTCATGAGGCTTTGCGCTACAGCAACGTCACCTCTGTTGGGGTCCCTCGACAGTGCCTGAGGAGCACAACTCTGCTGGGCTTTCACATTAAAAAG GGCACGATTGTGTTGCCAAATCTGCACTCTGTGGTGTATGACACTGAGCACTGGGCAACCCCTTGGAAATTCAACCCAGATCATTTCCTAGATTTGGATGGCAACTTTGTGAACAAAGAGGCATTCTTACCTTTCTCAGCAG ggCACCGTGTATGTTTGGGGGAACAGATGGCACGAGTTGAACTGTTCATCGTCTTTACCAACCTCCTTCGAGCATTTACATTCCAGCTCCCTGAGGGAGTGAAGGAAATCAATCTGGAGTACGTTTTGGGCGCAATACTGCAGCCACAGCCATATAAACTCCGTGCTATTCCACGCTAG